In Chryseobacterium gleum, a single genomic region encodes these proteins:
- a CDS encoding D-2-hydroxyacid dehydrogenase: MKVLANDGLDQSGIDALTEKGFEVITTKVPQEFLVDYINEHKIRTLLVRSATQVRKDIIDGCPSIDIIGRGGVGMDNIDVDYAREKGIHVINTPSASSESVAELVFAHLFSGARFLQDSNRKMPVVGDTEFAALKKAYAPGIELRGKTIGIVGMGRIGQEVARIALGLGMRVVAADNNVGRASIKVKFYNNQFINVDIETEPLQDVLKHSDFITLHVPAQKDGYMIGQNEFEIMKDGVAIINCSRGGVIDEAALIQALDSGKVRFAGLDVFINEPTPSREILTHPKISLTPHTGASTLEAQDRIGLSLAEQISSILQIQ; encoded by the coding sequence ATGAAAGTTTTAGCAAACGACGGCCTTGATCAATCTGGAATAGATGCATTGACAGAAAAAGGCTTTGAAGTGATCACTACAAAAGTTCCGCAGGAGTTTTTAGTAGATTATATTAATGAGCACAAAATCCGTACATTATTGGTGAGAAGTGCTACACAGGTAAGAAAAGATATTATTGACGGATGCCCGTCCATCGACATTATTGGAAGAGGAGGAGTAGGTATGGATAATATTGATGTAGATTATGCCAGAGAAAAAGGAATTCATGTGATCAATACGCCTTCTGCTTCTTCAGAATCTGTGGCTGAGCTTGTTTTTGCCCATTTATTTTCCGGTGCAAGATTTCTTCAGGATTCCAACAGAAAAATGCCTGTAGTAGGAGATACTGAGTTTGCAGCTCTTAAAAAAGCATATGCGCCCGGTATCGAATTGAGAGGGAAAACCATCGGTATTGTTGGGATGGGAAGAATCGGTCAGGAAGTAGCAAGAATCGCTTTAGGACTTGGGATGAGAGTGGTTGCTGCGGATAATAATGTAGGAAGAGCAAGCATCAAAGTGAAATTTTACAACAATCAGTTCATCAATGTTGATATCGAGACAGAGCCGCTACAGGATGTTTTAAAACATTCAGACTTCATTACTTTACACGTTCCTGCACAGAAGGATGGTTATATGATTGGTCAGAATGAATTCGAAATCATGAAAGACGGAGTGGCTATTATAAACTGTTCAAGAGGTGGAGTTATCGATGAAGCGGCTTTGATTCAGGCTTTGGATTCCGGTAAAGTAAGATTTGCCGGGTTAGATGTTTTCATTAATGAACCGACACCTTCCAGAGAAATCCTTACTCACCCTAAGATTTCTCTTACTCCTCATACAGGAGCTTCCACTCTTGAGGCACAGGA
- a CDS encoding LNS2 domain-containing protein: MELEYIEHISPILKDGIKNYLIDIDGTITDDVPNEEPERMVTCEPYPDALETINRWYDEGHQICFFTSRTENLKQITIDWLDKHGFKYHSVLCGKPRGGNYHWIDNHLVRATRYKGRFTDLVEKQVTIEVFKEDGE, from the coding sequence ATGGAATTAGAATACATTGAACACATTAGTCCTATTCTAAAGGATGGAATAAAAAATTACTTAATAGATATCGACGGAACCATTACTGATGACGTTCCCAACGAAGAACCGGAAAGAATGGTTACCTGCGAACCATACCCTGATGCACTGGAAACGATCAACAGATGGTATGATGAAGGGCATCAGATATGCTTTTTTACTTCAAGAACCGAAAATCTGAAACAAATCACTATCGACTGGCTGGATAAGCATGGCTTCAAATACCACAGCGTGCTTTGCGGAAAACCAAGAGGGGGAAATTATCACTGGATAGATAACCACCTGGTAAGAGCTACAAGGTATAAAGGAAGATTTACGGATCTGGTAGAAAAGCAAGTAACCATTGAAGTATTCAAAGAAGACGGCGAATAA